From a region of the Podospora pseudopauciseta strain CBS 411.78 chromosome 7 map unlocalized CBS411.78m_7, whole genome shotgun sequence genome:
- a CDS encoding uncharacterized protein (COG:G; EggNog:ENOG503NX8S) — translation MTIAAGAVSPAGSVNAYRPPGRNNSFFEDYGIWKEAPIFTGSTKFDPLPDVKNIMITGGAGFIACWLVRHLTLTYPHAYNIVSFDKLDYCSSLNNTRVLNDRRNFTFHQGDITNPSEVLGCLERYNIDTIFHFAAQSHVDLSFGNSYGFTHTNVYGTHVLLESAKKVGIKRFIHISTDEVYGEVKDDDDDLLETSILAPTNPYAASKAAAEMLVHSYQKSFKLPVIIVRSNNVYGPHQYPEKIIPKFACLLNRGRPVVLHGDGSPTRRYLFAGDAADAFDTILHKGQLGQIYNVGSYDEISNLSLCGKLLDEMGISHGTPDEFGRWVKYTHDRPFNDHRYAVDGTKLRQLGWDQKTSFAEGLRITVEWYRRFGEEWWGDISKVLSPFPVVTGMEVVSDHEPVSDHPQGAEGGFSSKRKTRSENGVGGGGQQVVAT, via the exons ATGACCATCGCGGCTGGGGCAGTCTCGCCCGCTGGGTCAGTCAATG CTTATCGCCCTCCCGGCCGAAACAACAGCTTCTTCGAGGACTATGGCATCTGGAAGGAGGCGCCCATCTTCACGGGCAGCACCAAGTTTGACCCATTGCCCGATGTCAAGAATATCATGATCACGGGAGGCGCCGGCTTCAT CGCCTGCTGGCTCGTCCGTCACCTCACACTAACCTACCCCCACGCCTACAACATTGTCTCGTTCGACAAGCTAGACTACTGCTCCTcactcaacaacaccagagTCCTCAACGACAGACGAAACTTTACCTTCCACCAGGgcgacatcaccaacccgTCCGAGGTCCTGGGCTGCCTCGAGCGGTACAACATCGACACCATTTTCCACTTTGCGGCCCAGTCGCATGTTGATCTGAGCTTTGGCAACTCGTACGGGTTCACCCACACGAATGTGTACGGGACCCACGTCTTGCTCGAGAGCGCAAAGAAGGTGGGCATCAAGAGGTTTATCCACATTTCCACCGACGAGGTCTACGGCGAGGTTaaggacgacgatgacgacttgCTGGAGACGAGCATTCTGGCGCCGACGAACCCGTACGCGGCGAGCAAGGCGGCGGCCGAGATGCTGGTGCATTCGTATCAGAAGAGCTTCAAGCTGCCGGTGATCATTGTGCGGAGCAACAATGTTTATGGGCCGCATCAGTATCCCGAGA AAATCATACCCAAATTCGCCTGCCTTTTGAACCGGGGCAGACCAGTTGTCCTCCACGGCGACGGCTCGCCCACGCGGCGTTACCTCTTTGCGGGCGACGCGGCGGACGCGTTTGACACGATTCTCCACAAGGGCCAGCTGGGCCAGATTTACAATGTGGGATCGTACGATGAGATCAGCAACTTGTCGCTCTGCGGCAAGCTGCTGGACGAGATGGGCATTTCTCACGGGACGCCCGACGAGTTTGGTCGGTGGGTCAAGTACACCCACGATCGGCCGTTCAACGACCACAGGTATGCGGTTGATGGGACGAAGCTGAGGCAGCTGGGGTGGGATCAGAAGACGAGCTTTGCGGAAGGGCTGAGGATCACGGTGGAGTGGTAcaggaggtttggggaggagtggtggGGGGATATCAGCAAGGTGTTGAGCCCGTTTCCGGTGGTGacggggatggaggtggtgagcgATCATGAGCCTGTCAGCGATCACCCTCaaggggcggaggggggttttAGTAgcaagaggaagacgaggagtgagaatggggttggtgggggcggACAGCAGGTGGTGGCGACGTAG
- a CDS encoding uncharacterized protein (EggNog:ENOG503NYFH; COG:E; COG:G) — MAATASTEQRSEGRAGSFSSSSSDTATHVGSSTVLARLGDEEKLTPPEDLEIHELEQYGDHLSNSEDDALLMEKDQDEPPKPPQPPPEPKKSSFWSSLIWMTVNTLATIGIVFTNKAIFTDPSLKLAQLSFASFHFLVTYLTLFTISRPRFAFFVPRRAAIKDILPLSIAMSLNVILPNLSLAFSSVTFYQLARILLTPTVALMNYILYRATLPRLAILSLIPACVGVGMVSYYDSLPTSNTNIKTTSSLGVIFAFLGIFASSLYTVWIASYHRKLQMSSMQLLFNQAPLSAFMLLYVIPFVDTFPESWGGVSGSKWVLIGMSGLYASLINISQFFIIAQTGPVSSTVVGHVKTCTIVGLGWVTSGRGAGDKGVGGVVVALGGIIAYSIVMLKEKKKGGK, encoded by the exons ATGGCTGCTACTGCATCGACCGAACAACGCAGCGAGGGACGGGCCGgttccttctcatcctcctcgtccgacACGGCTACGCATGTCGGGAGCAGCACCGTCTTGGCACGACTGGGCGACGAGGAAAAGCTCACCCCGCCAGAAGACCTCGAGATTCACGAGCTGGAGCAATACGGGGACCACTTGTCCAACAGCGAAGATGATGCGCTTCTCATGGAAAAGGATCAAGATGAGCCGCCCAAGCCGCCTCAACCACCGCCAGAACCGAAGAAGAGTTCTTTCTGGTCGTCACTGATATGGATGACGGTCAACACTTTGGCTACAATTGGAATT GTCTTCACCAACAAAGCAATCTTCACCGACCCCTCCCTGAAACTAGCCCAGCTCTCCTTCGCCTCCTTCCACTTTCTCGTCACCTACCTaaccctcttcaccatctcccGCCCCCGCTTTGCGTTCTTCGTCCCCCGGCGCGCTGCCATAAAagacatcctccccctcagcatAGCCATGTCCCTCAacgtcatcctccccaacctctccctcgccttttCCTCGGTAACGTTTTACCAACTCGCCCGGATCTTGCTCACCCCCACCGTCGCCCTGATGAACTACATCCTCTACCGcgccaccctccccagaCTCGCGATTTTGTCTCTAATCCCCGCCTGCGTAGGAGTAGGCATGGTCTCGTACTACGACTCCCTCCCCAcgagcaacaccaacatcaaaaccacctcctccctcgggGTAATTTTTGCCTTTCTCGGCATTTTTGCCTCGTCTCTCTACACCGTTTGGATCGCGTCGTACCACCGGAAGCTGCAGATGAGCTCCATGCAGCTGTTGTTCAACCAAGCACCTCTATCGGCGTTTATGCTGTTGTACGTCATCCCGTTTGTGGACACTTTCCCCGAGAGCTGGGGGGGTGTGAGCGGGAGCAAGTGGGTGTTGATCGGGATGAGCGGGTTGTATGCTAGTTTGATAAACATTAGCCAGTTTTTTATTATCGCGCAGACGGGGCCGGTGAGCAGTACGGTGGTGGGGCATGTCAAGACTTGTACTATTGTcgggttggggtgggtgacgagtgggaggggggcgggggataagggggtgggaggggtggtggtggcgctgGGGGGGATTATTGC GTACTCGATTGTGatgctcaaggagaagaagaagggtggGAAGTAA
- the RPF1 gene encoding Ribosome production factor 1 (COG:A; EggNog:ENOG503NYGV) translates to MGSSRSGGSSLSLKTGNKLRRKQMYIEDKKIANKARHEERHRRRREEAKNPELREERLAKNQPASIDKKRVWDDVDDDSLGAQVDLAALKRRRMEQAELAAAAEADAVMKDDEEEKDDDADSMLDSDSENDGEDDEEREEKLQRKRAQRQPSIAPSTTSTNLDLTPDSLTRQFEHLFSDEPPPMPKILVTTSLNATIHKEAEEIGAIFPNSTYIRRSGHRWGHKYSVREIAKFAKNRGYTALVVVHEDLKRPHQMSIVHLNSEDAAPGPTLTYSIRNYLPGKSLLGHGNATNHYPELLLNNFKTPLGLLAAKSMNTLFPARPELQGRQVVTLHNQRDYIFFRRHRYVFREARATEKNVVTAEGKEMEGMQGIRAGLQEIGPRMTLKLRRVDKGIGRAGSEGEDALKWEWKAKMEKKRTRFNL, encoded by the exons ATGGGGTCTTCACGCTCCGGAGGGTCTTCCCTGTCCCTGAAAACGGGCAACAAATTGAGACGCAAGCAAATGTACatcgaggacaagaagatcgCCAACAAGGCCCGTCACGAAGAGCGCCATCGCCGCAGAAgagaggaggccaagaaccCCGAATTGAGAGAGGAAAGACTTGCCAAGAACCAGCCCGCGAGCATTGACAAGAAGAGAGTGTGGGACGATGTCGACGACGATAGCTTGGGGGCACAGGTTGATCTGGCAGCTTTGAAGCGCCGTCGCATGGAACAGGCCGAgcttgccgctgctgctgaggcggaTGCCGTGAtgaaggatgatgaggaggaaaaggacgACGATGCCGACAGCATGTTGGATTCCGACTCTGAAAACGACGGggaagacgacgaggagcGCGAGGAGAAGCTGCAGAGGAAACGGGCGCAAAGACAACCGAGCATTGCCCCTTCGACGACATCAACAAATCTTGATTTGACGCCAGATTCTCTTACGCGGCAGTTCGAGCACCTCTTTAGCGATGAACCTCCCCCGATGCCCAAGATTCTCGTCACCACCTCGCTCAACGCGACGATACacaaggaggccgaggagatcGGCGCCATCTTCCCCAACTCGACCTATATCAGGCGTAGCGGTCACCGCTGGGGTCACAAGTACAGCGTCAGGGAAATTGCAAAGTTTGCAAAGA ACCGTGGTTACACAGctctcgtcgtcgtccacgAGGACCTCAAGCGTCCCCACCAGATGAGCATCGTACACCTCAACAGCGAAGATGCCGCGCCAGGACCTACCCTCACCTATTCCATCCGCAACTACCTCCCAGGAAAGTCTCTGTTGGGCCACGGCAACGCCACCAACCACTACCCCGAGCTGCTCCTCAACAACTTCAAGACACCGCTGGGtctcctcgccgccaagTCGATGAACACGCTTTTCCCAGCCAGACCTGAGTTGCAGGGCAGACAAGTCGTAACGCTGCACAACCAGCGCGATTACATTTTCTTCCGCCGTCATCGTTATGTCTTCCGTGAAGCTAGAGCCACGGAAAAGAATGTCGTCACGGCAGAGggcaaggagatggagggtaTGCAGGGCATCCGTGCTGGTCTTCAGGAGATTGGCCCGAGGATGACGCTCAAGCTTCGTAGGGTTGATAAGGGGATCGGCAGGGCGGGGAGTGAGGGCGAGGATGCGCTCAAGTGGGAGTGGAAggccaagatggagaagaagaggacgcGCTTCAACTTGTAG
- the GRS1 gene encoding Glycine--tRNA ligase 1, mitochondrial (EggNog:ENOG503NTZ4; COG:J): MKPLLSLILTRRLSSPLVAGTPLHSNNNYTSVVAPLRRLHRPAFAPSTPRLKFQIPQTNKKKPEKMSTDATTLKGQPLDRAALDAMLRRRLFYTPSFEIYGGVSGLYDYGPPGCALQANVIDLWRKHFILEEDMLEVDCTVLTPHDVLKTSGHVDKFADWMCKDPKNGEILRADHFVEDILEQRLKGDKEARGLKVEEKEETDKKKAAKKKKNKGGVEAVRLDDAVVKEYEEILAQIDNYNGEQLGKLIKKHDLRNPATGLQPTPPVSFNLMFQTSIGPSSNLPGYLRPETAQGQFLNFAKLLEFNTGQMPFASASIGKSYRNEISPRAGLLRVREFLMAEIEHFVDPEGHKKHARFHEVADVELAFLDRHTQLSGSTVVKKQTIGQAVKEGLVDNETLGYFLARILLFLKKIGIDEKKIRFRQHMDNEMAHYACDCWDAELHTSAGWVECVGCADRSAYDLSVHAKKTGAPLVVRQRLEEPITIEEWDIAIDKKNFGPFYKKDGKTIENALLATTQEQRGELVKQLEENGKVVIDVPGVNDGKVEVSKDLLAIKWVKRVENVREYTPNVIEPSFGIGRILYSLMEHNYWTRASEGGDEARGVLSFPPAVAPTKVLIVPLSSNKDFTPEVRKLSQKLRSAGVSSRIDDSSASIGKRYSRNDELGTPFGVTVDFQTLKDGTVTLRERDSTRQVRAEEDKIIAAIKALVEGTKTWQDVEGELPIFEGQQEVEVVVR; this comes from the exons ATGAAGCCTCTTCTGTCCCTCATTCTCACCCGCCGCCTGTCTTCACCACTTGTTGCTGGCACTCCACTccactccaacaacaactatACATCTGTAGTAGCCCCTCTCCGTAGGCTTCACCGTCCAGCCTTTGCCCCGTCTACCCCGCGCCTCAAGTTCCAGATACCGCAGACcaacaaaaagaagcccGAAAAGATGTCGACAgatgccaccaccctcaaggGCCAGCCCCTGGACAGGGCCGCCCTCGACGCCATGCTGAGGCGGCGTCTCTTCTACACTCCCTCGTTCGAAATCTACGGCGGCGTCTCTGGCCTCTACGACTATGGCCCGCCGGGTTGCGCTCTCCAGGCCAATGTCATTGACCTCTGGCGCAAGCACTTTATCCTGGAGGAGGACATGCTCGAGGTGGACTGCACTGTCCTGACCCCCCACGATGTTCTCAAGACCTCCGGCCACGTCGACAAGTTTGCCGACTGGATGTGCAAGGACCCCAAGAACGGCGAGATCCTCCGTGCCGACCACTTCGTCGAGGACATCCTCGAGCAGCGACTGAAGGGCGACAAGGAGGCCCGCGGCctgaaggtggaggagaaggaagagacagacaagaagaaggcggccaagaagaagaagaacaagggcGGTGTTGAGGCCGTCAGGCTTGACGATGCCGTGGTCAAGGAGTACGAGGAGATTCTGGCTCAGATTGACAACTACAACGGTGAGCAGCTGGGCAAGCTGATCAAGAAGCACGATCTCCGGAATCCCGCGACCGGCCTCCAGCCCACGCCTCCCGTCTCCTTCAACCTCATGTTCCAGACCTCAATTGGtcccagcagcaacctccCTGGTTACCTGAGACCGGAGACGGCCCAGGGCCAGTTCCTCAACTTTGCCAAGCTCTTGGAGTTCAACACGGGCCAAATGCCGTTCGCCTCTGCCTCCATTGGCAAGTCTTACCGCAACGAAATCTCTCCCCGCGCCGGTCTCCTCCGTGTCCGCGAGTTCTTGATGGCCGAGATTGAGCACTTTGTCGACCCGGAAGGCCACAAGAAGCACGCCCGCTTCCACGAGGTGGCCGACGTCGAGCTTGCCTTCCTCGACCGCCACACTCAGCTCTCCGGGTCAACGGTCGTCAAGAAGCAGACGATCGGTCAGGCCGTCAAGGAGGGCCTCGTCGACAACGAGACCCTCGGCTACTTCCTCGCCCgtatcctcctcttcctcaagaaGATTGGCATcgacgagaagaagatccGCTTCCGCCAGCACATGGACAACGAGATGGCTCACTACGCCTGCGACTGCTGGGATGCTGAGCTTCACACTTCGGCCGGGTGGGTTGAGTGCGTTGGCTGTGCCGACCGCAGCGCGTACGACTTGTCCGTCCACGCCAAGAAGACTGGTGCGCCGCTTGTTGTGCGTCAGCGCCTGGAGGAGCCGATCACTATTGAGGAGTGGGATATTGCGATTGACAAGAAGAACTTTGGTCCCTTTTACAAAAAGGACGGCAAGACGATTGAGAATGCTCTCCTGGCCACCACCCAGGAGCAGCGTGGCGAGCTTGTGaagcagctggaggagaaCGGCAAGGTTGTGATTGACGTGCCTGGTGTGAACGACGGCAAGGTGGAGGTTAGCAAGGACTTGCTGGCTATCAAGTGGGTGAAGCGTGTTGAGAACGTTAGGGAGTACACCCCCAACGTGATTGAGCCTTCGTTTGGTATCGGCCGTATTCTGTACTCTCTTATGGAGCACAACTACTGGACCAGAGCcagtgagggtggtgatgaggccCGTGGT gtcctctccttccctccGGCCGTCGCCCCGACCAAGGTCCTCATCGTGcctctctcctccaacaaggACTTTACCCCCGAGGTCCGCAAGCTCTCCCAGAAGCTCAGGTCGGCCGGCGTGTCCAGCCGGATTGACGACTCGTCTGCCAGCATTGGCAAGCGGTACAGCAGAAATGATGAGCTGGGCACTCCGTTTGGTGTCACGGTTGATTTCCAGACTCTGAAGGATGGGACGGTGACGCTGAGAGAGCGGGACAGCACACGGCAGgtgagggcggaggaggacaagattATTGCGGCGATCAAGGCGCTAGTGGAGGGGACCAAGACGTGGCaggatgtggagggggagttgcCGATTTTTGAGGGGCAgcaggaggttgaggttgttgtgaGGTAG
- the CLA4 gene encoding Protein kinase (EggNog:ENOG503NVDQ; COG:T), with the protein MAMHNSVYANGQFMNPGPAPKPPSEKPRLGLMPNVNLPGSMSSMSLNSPVPSNYSGSTIALPISRQGSNTMEGAGGLAIIKQGPVGLPSKNPFQQWKQRYLILRKDILDFHKNENGKQLYKIQLSDVVSVGRVEDDNGDPVFEIKRHLTNQYVGPPGDDDGNGMRSLRVCVKSDDDLYEWIDCIYARCPGGVSNPTNFSHAVHVGFNPHTGQFTGLPEEWTRLLNSSAITKEDVERNPQAVFEVLDFYSDLAKRAENPEEYPTPIQQTPSPNMMQNDQFGYPSSGSSIAPPRQTKPIQPQRSPASYSTTPNAQMRPNEPQQPPMQQLQNVSPNYISADRMREEQRYRELERQREQLREREEQARREQEAYNASLPKTKVPLAQQEIGGGYGAPPATDRFNPSRAAPKAPGQGQALKSQRPAPPPPSSSASRPPMQQQPSSGQISSGQQRLPPRPDQAQPSRYQNGSAAATRQPQPQPQASRLPAPVKPLNVAKPNNDAVKAAEAALTAKPPATERKQDVRMSTMSENEVMAKLREVVSNHDPNQLYSKQKKIGQGASGSVYVAKIISQRPGAPQVSQLKARGGSDRVAIKQMDLAHQPRKELIVNEILVMKENKHANIVNYLDAFLMDNDKELWVVMEYMEGGALTDVIENNPVITEEQISTICLETCQGLDHLHAQNIIHRDIKSDNVLLDARGNVKITDFGFCAKLTETKSKRATMVGTPYWMAPEVVKQKEYGPKVDIWSLGIMAIEMIESEPPYLNEEPLKALYLIATNGTPRLKKPEKLSKELKAFLSVCLCVDVKSRASAQELLNHDFLKHGCPLASLSELLAFKRVAK; encoded by the exons atggcgATGCACAACAG TGTTTACGCGAACGGGCAGTTCATGAACCCAGGGCCTGCCCCCAAACCTCCGTCAGAGAAGCCTCGCCTGGGCCTGATGCCGAATGTCAACCTCCCTGGGTCTATGAGTTCCATGAGCCTGAACTCCCCCGTCCCGAGCAACTACAGCGGATCGACCATagccctccccatctcccgaCAAGGATCCAACACCATGGAAGGCGCCGGAGGactcgccatcatcaagcaGGGCCCTGTTGGCCTTCCCAGCAAGAACCCTTTCCAGCAGTGGAAGCAGCGATACCTGATCCTGCGCAAGGACATTCTGGACTTCCACAAGAACGAGAACGGCAAGCAGCTCTACAAGATTCAACTATCCGATGTTGTAAGTGTTGGCCGAGTCGAAGACGACAACGGTGACCCCGTCTTCGAGATCAAGCGGCACTTGACCAACCAGTACGTCGGGCCGCCAGGCGACGACGATGGAAATGGCATGAGATCACTGCGTGTCTGCGTCAAGAGTGACGATGATTTGTACGAATGGATCGACTGCATCTACGCCCGCTGCCCCGGCGGCGTCAGCAACCCTACCAACTTCTCACACGCCGTACACGTCGGCTTCAACCCTCACACCGGCCAGTTCACCGGGCTTCCGGAAGAATGGACCCGACTACTCAACTCGTcagccatcaccaaggaggatgtcgagAGAAATCCCCAGGCCGTGTTTGAGGTCCTCGACTTCTACTCCGACTTGGCCAAGCGCGCCGAGAACCCCGAGGAGTACCCTACACCCATCCAACAGACGCCCTCCCCGAACATGATGCAGAATGATCAGTTTGGCTATCCCAGCAGTGGGAGCTCGATCGCGCCGCCGAGACAGACCAAGCCCATCCAACCACAGCGTAGCCCCGCATCCTACTCGACGACCCCGAACGCGCAAATGCGACCGAACGAGCCGCAGCAACCCCCCATGCAGCAGCTCCAGAACGTGTCACCAAATTACATCTCGGCCGATCGCATGCGGGAAGAACAACGATACAGAGAATTGGAACGACAACGAGAACAGTTGAGAGAAAGGGAGGAACAGGCTCGCCGGGAGCAGGAGGCTTATAATGCGTCGCTTCCCAAGACCAAGGTTCCTCTGGCGCAGCAAGAAATCGGTGGCGGCTACGGCGCGCCACCGGCCACCGATAGATTCAACCCATCCCGGGCTGCCCCCAAGGCTCCAGGACAGGGACAGGCCCTCAAGTCACAGAGACCAGCCCCGCCTCCACCAAGCAGCTCTGCTTCTCGCCCTCCCATGCAACAGCAGCCCAGCTCTGGTCAAATCTCGTCCGGCCAACAAAGATTACCACCACGGCCTGATCAGGCTCAACCTTCGCGGTACCAGAATGGCTCGGCGGCTGCCACAAGgcaaccacaacctcaacctcaggCTTCTCGCCTGCCCGCCCCCGTGAAGCCCCTGAATGTTGCCAAGCCAAACAATGATGCCGTCAAAGCTGCCGAGGCCGCCCTGACAGCTAAGCCTCCCGCGACAGAGCGCAAGCAGGATGTTCGCATGTCGACCATGTCTGAGAATGAGGTTATGGCCAAGTTGAGGGAAGTTGTGTCCAATCACGATCCCAACCAGCTGTATTCCAAGCAAAAGAAGATTGGCCAGGGTGCGTCCGGGTCCGTCTACGTGGCCAAGATCATCTCGCAACGACCAGGCGCTCCGCAGGTGTCGCAGCTCAAGGCCCGCGGCGGTAGCGACCGTGTCGCTATCAAGCAGATGGATCTGGCTCACCAGCCCCGCAAGGAGTTGATTGTGAACGAGATTCTGGTCATGAAGGAGAACAAGCACGCCAACATTGTTAACTACCTGGATGCCTTCCTTATGGATAACGACAAGGAGCtctgggtggtgatggagtaCATGGAGGGTGGTGCGTTGACGGATGTTATTGAGAACAACCCTGTTATTACGGAGGAGCAGATTTCTACCATCTGCCTTGAG ACATGCCAAGGTTTGGATCATTTGCATGCTCAAAACATCATTCACCGCGACATCAAGTCTGACAATGTCCTTTTGGACGCTCGGGGTAACGTCAAGATTA CTGATTTTGGCTTCTGCGCCAAGCTCACCGAGACCAAGTCCAAGCGAGCGACCATGGTCGGGACGCCTTACTGGATGGCGCCCGAGGTGGTGAAGCAAAAGGAGTACGGGCCCAAGGTGGATATTTGGTCGCTGGGCATCATGGCGATTGAAATGATTGAGAGCGAGCCGCCTTATCTGAACGAGGAGCCACTCAAGGCGCTGTATCTCATTGCGACGAACGGGACGCCGAGGCTGAAGAAGCCAGAGAAGCTGagcaaggagctcaaggccTTCCTGTCGGTGTGCCTGTGTGTTGACGTCAAGAGCAGAGCGTCGGCGCAGGAGCTGCTGAATCATGACTTTCTGAAGCATGGGTGCCCGCTGGCGAGTCTGAGCGAGCTGTTGGCCTTTAAGAGGGTGGCGAAATGA